A single window of Sporosarcina sp. FSL W7-1349 DNA harbors:
- a CDS encoding EscU/YscU/HrcU family type III secretion system export apparatus switch protein has product MNDERHVRKEAVALSYDPNTGDAPKVVAKGKGKIAETILEKAKEHNVPIQEDPSLVEILGQLQLDQSIPEELYLAVSEVFAYIYHIDREHGLSKKDPRGEKK; this is encoded by the coding sequence ATGAATGACGAACGCCATGTCCGAAAGGAGGCGGTGGCCCTTTCCTATGATCCGAATACCGGGGATGCGCCAAAAGTGGTCGCGAAAGGGAAAGGGAAAATCGCCGAAACTATTTTGGAGAAGGCAAAAGAACATAACGTGCCGATTCAAGAGGATCCGAGTTTGGTAGAGATTTTAGGGCAGCTGCAATTGGATCAATCCATCCCGGAAGAACTGTATTTGGCGGTCTCCGAAGTGTTCGCCTATATCTATCATATCGACAGGGAACACGGGTTGAGCAAGAAGGACCCCAGAGGGGAAAAGAAGTAA
- the trmFO gene encoding FADH(2)-oxidizing methylenetetrahydrofolate--tRNA-(uracil(54)-C(5))-methyltransferase TrmFO, producing the protein MTPIVNVIGAGLAGSEAAWQIASRGVKVRLFEMRPVKQTPAHHTDKFAELVCSNSLRANTLTNAVGVIKEEMRRLDSLIIKAADTCAVPAGGALAVDRHEFAGNVTEAIRNHPLIEVIEGEVTAIPEGITVIATGPLTSPALAEQIRGLTGEEYLYFYDAAAPIIEKDSIDMSKVYLKSRYDKGEAAYLNCPMDEEEFERFYNALVSAEVVPLKEFEKEIYFEGCMPVEVLASRGEKTLLFGALKPVGLEHPETGKRPKAVVQLRQDDAAGTLYNIVGFQTHMRWGDQKEVIKLIPGLENVEIVRYGVMHRNTFINSPRVMDATYQLKSNRQLFFAGQMTGVEGYVESAGSGLIAGINAARLALGEEPIVFPAETALGSMARYITEADSKNFQPMNINFGLFPDLGERIKSKVERAEKHADRALAALASFQPTVVQ; encoded by the coding sequence ATGACACCCATCGTAAATGTCATAGGAGCTGGTCTTGCAGGAAGTGAGGCAGCGTGGCAGATTGCCAGCCGCGGAGTGAAGGTCCGCTTGTTTGAAATGAGACCGGTTAAACAGACGCCGGCCCACCATACGGATAAATTTGCCGAGCTTGTTTGCAGTAACTCATTGCGTGCCAATACACTAACGAATGCTGTAGGAGTCATAAAAGAGGAGATGAGGCGGCTGGATTCCCTCATCATCAAAGCGGCTGATACTTGTGCTGTGCCGGCAGGGGGAGCCTTGGCGGTAGACCGTCATGAATTTGCAGGGAATGTGACCGAGGCGATTCGCAACCATCCGCTGATTGAGGTCATCGAAGGTGAAGTGACCGCCATTCCAGAGGGAATCACGGTCATTGCCACCGGTCCACTGACATCACCTGCGCTGGCAGAACAAATTCGTGGCCTGACTGGTGAGGAATATTTGTATTTTTATGATGCGGCAGCTCCGATCATCGAAAAAGATTCGATCGATATGTCGAAGGTCTACTTGAAATCCCGTTACGATAAAGGTGAAGCGGCTTATCTGAATTGTCCGATGGACGAAGAGGAGTTCGAGCGGTTCTATAATGCCCTCGTTTCTGCAGAAGTCGTCCCGTTAAAAGAGTTCGAGAAGGAAATTTACTTTGAAGGCTGCATGCCGGTTGAAGTGCTTGCATCCCGTGGAGAAAAAACTTTGCTGTTTGGTGCCCTGAAGCCGGTTGGGCTAGAACATCCAGAAACCGGGAAGCGGCCGAAAGCGGTAGTCCAGCTGCGCCAGGATGACGCGGCCGGCACGTTGTACAATATCGTTGGCTTCCAGACCCATATGAGATGGGGAGATCAAAAAGAAGTGATCAAACTCATCCCTGGACTGGAAAATGTTGAAATTGTCCGTTATGGTGTCATGCATCGTAACACATTCATCAACTCGCCACGAGTAATGGATGCGACGTATCAGTTGAAGTCCAATCGCCAATTGTTCTTCGCAGGTCAAATGACGGGCGTGGAAGGCTACGTGGAATCGGCCGGCTCCGGCTTAATTGCCGGCATCAATGCAGCCCGTCTTGCGCTTGGTGAGGAACCGATCGTTTTCCCTGCGGAAACGGCATTGGGAAGCATGGCCCGCTATATCACGGAAGCGGATTCGAAAAACTTCCAACCGATGAATATCAATTTCGGACTCTTTCCGGACTTAGGGGAGCGCATCAAATCTAAAGTAGAACGTGCAGAAAAACATGCAGATCGGGCGTTGGCTGCATTAGCTTCCTTCCAGCCGACCGTCGTCCAATGA
- the topA gene encoding type I DNA topoisomerase has product MADYLVIVESPAKAKTIERYLGKKYKVRASLGHLRDLPRSQMGIDTENNYEPKYITIRGKGPILQELKKDAKKAKKIFLAADPDREGEAIAWHLAHQLGVDTKSDCRVVFNEITKDAIKESFKNPRPIDMDLVDAQQARRILDRLVGYNISPILWKKVKKGLSAGRVQSVALRLIIDRENEIKNFVPEEYWSITGLFEKNKKEFEAAFYGDAKKKVKLTNKEQVDEILKSLEGDSFTIQNVVKKERKRNPALPFTTSSLQQEAARKLNFRARKTMMLAQQLYEGINLGKEGNVGLITYMRTDSTRISDTAKEEVKSFIEKTYGNEYVTKSAPAVKKESGNTQDAHEAVRPTSALRTPSELKAVLSRDQLRLYKLIWERFVASQMAPAVLDTVSVDLVNGDVRFRANGSQVKFHGFMKVYVEGDDDQAEEKDRILPPLEEGEQIKYNKIDPKQHFTQPPPRYSEARLVKTLEELGIGRPSTYAPTLDTIQKRGYVTLDAKRFVPTELGEIVHQAMNEYFRDIIDVEFTAQMEKGLDNVEEGNIKWVQVIDDFYRDFEKHVQVADAEMEKIEIKDEPAGEDCENCGSPMVYKLGRYGKFMACSNFPDCRNTKTIMKPIGVTCPTCKEGQVVERKGKTKRVFYGCDRYPDCDYVSWDKPIARPCPKCESTLVEKRLKKGVQIQCTKCDYKEDEQ; this is encoded by the coding sequence ATGGCAGACTACTTAGTGATTGTGGAATCACCAGCAAAGGCAAAAACGATCGAGCGTTATCTCGGGAAAAAATATAAAGTGCGGGCATCGCTCGGGCACTTGCGGGATCTCCCACGCAGTCAAATGGGAATCGATACAGAAAATAATTATGAACCAAAATATATTACGATCCGCGGGAAGGGACCTATCCTGCAAGAATTAAAAAAAGATGCGAAAAAAGCGAAAAAAATCTTTCTCGCGGCTGACCCCGACAGGGAAGGGGAAGCAATTGCATGGCATTTAGCCCATCAACTTGGCGTTGATACCAAGTCGGATTGCAGAGTCGTGTTCAACGAAATCACGAAAGATGCCATCAAGGAATCTTTCAAAAACCCGCGGCCGATCGATATGGACTTGGTGGATGCCCAACAGGCACGTAGAATATTGGACCGGCTCGTCGGGTATAACATCAGTCCGATATTATGGAAGAAAGTGAAGAAGGGATTATCGGCGGGAAGAGTTCAATCCGTCGCGCTCCGTCTCATTATTGATCGGGAAAATGAAATCAAGAACTTTGTCCCGGAAGAATACTGGAGCATCACCGGTTTGTTTGAAAAGAATAAGAAAGAATTTGAAGCGGCGTTTTATGGCGATGCCAAGAAAAAAGTGAAGCTGACGAACAAAGAGCAAGTCGATGAGATTTTGAAAAGCCTCGAGGGAGATTCATTCACGATACAGAATGTCGTCAAGAAAGAACGGAAACGGAATCCTGCGCTTCCGTTCACGACATCCTCTTTGCAGCAGGAAGCGGCAAGGAAATTGAATTTCCGGGCGAGGAAGACAATGATGCTTGCCCAGCAGCTATACGAGGGCATCAATCTTGGCAAAGAAGGGAATGTCGGTTTGATCACGTACATGCGTACCGATTCAACCCGGATTTCCGATACGGCGAAAGAAGAAGTGAAGTCCTTCATTGAGAAAACGTATGGCAATGAGTATGTAACGAAATCAGCTCCCGCTGTCAAAAAAGAGTCAGGAAACACGCAGGACGCCCACGAAGCGGTCCGTCCGACATCCGCCTTGCGGACACCATCGGAATTGAAGGCAGTGCTCTCACGGGACCAATTGCGGCTTTACAAGCTAATCTGGGAGCGGTTTGTCGCGAGTCAGATGGCTCCAGCGGTCCTAGATACGGTGTCAGTCGACTTGGTCAATGGGGATGTCCGGTTCCGTGCGAACGGCTCGCAAGTGAAATTCCACGGATTCATGAAAGTGTATGTGGAAGGCGATGACGATCAGGCGGAAGAGAAGGACCGGATCCTGCCTCCCTTGGAAGAAGGGGAGCAGATCAAGTATAATAAGATCGATCCGAAACAGCATTTCACACAGCCGCCTCCACGATATTCCGAGGCGCGTCTCGTCAAGACGCTGGAAGAGCTCGGAATCGGCCGTCCTTCCACCTATGCGCCAACCTTGGACACGATCCAGAAACGCGGCTATGTCACATTGGATGCTAAGCGATTCGTCCCGACTGAACTTGGGGAAATCGTCCATCAAGCGATGAATGAATACTTTCGTGATATAATAGATGTCGAGTTTACAGCGCAAATGGAAAAAGGGCTCGATAATGTCGAGGAAGGCAATATCAAATGGGTGCAAGTCATCGATGATTTCTACCGGGATTTTGAAAAGCATGTGCAAGTTGCGGATGCTGAAATGGAAAAAATCGAAATCAAAGATGAGCCGGCTGGTGAAGATTGTGAGAATTGCGGCTCGCCGATGGTATACAAATTGGGTCGTTACGGTAAGTTCATGGCTTGCTCCAACTTCCCGGATTGCCGGAATACGAAGACGATCATGAAACCGATCGGCGTCACTTGTCCAACTTGTAAAGAAGGGCAGGTCGTGGAACGGAAGGGAAAAACGAAGCGCGTCTTTTATGGGTGCGACCGATATCCAGACTGTGACTATGTATCGTGGGATAAGCCGATTGCCCGTCCTTGCCCGAAATGCGAAAGCACACTTGTTGAAAAACGGTTGAAAAAAGGTGTTCAGATTCAATGTACGAAGTGTGATTATAAAGAAGATGAACAGTAA
- a CDS encoding ribonuclease HII, with protein MSTVREIVEQLQAAEEPKEWMEELRADSRAGVKAALNRWNRQYEKKKKIREEFDKKCAFDLAYAPFEGALIAGVDEAGRGPLAGPVVSAVVILPKETPELIGLDDSKAIPKEERERLARKIRETAVAYSVHVQSVEKIDEINIYAATRDSMEQAVNALPIQPDIVLADAMTLSVACRTESIIKGDAQSLAIAAASILAKTTRDALMEELHEQYPAYQFAKNAGYGTSEHLNALRLHGPCSHHRTTFEPIKTMLGERGQEIGLSDHDAIDQPISNGHQSKQAAYSK; from the coding sequence ATGAGCACCGTAAGAGAAATTGTGGAACAGCTGCAGGCTGCGGAGGAACCTAAAGAGTGGATGGAAGAGCTCCGTGCCGATTCACGTGCAGGGGTGAAAGCCGCCTTGAACCGTTGGAATCGCCAATATGAGAAAAAAAAGAAGATTCGGGAGGAATTTGATAAGAAATGTGCCTTCGATTTGGCATATGCCCCGTTTGAAGGTGCATTGATTGCCGGTGTAGATGAAGCGGGAAGGGGGCCGCTCGCAGGCCCTGTCGTCAGCGCAGTCGTCATATTGCCTAAGGAAACACCTGAATTGATCGGACTGGACGATTCCAAAGCAATCCCGAAAGAGGAGAGGGAACGGCTTGCACGGAAAATCCGCGAAACGGCTGTCGCCTATTCAGTCCACGTCCAATCGGTAGAAAAAATCGATGAAATAAATATTTACGCGGCAACCCGGGATTCGATGGAACAAGCGGTGAACGCCTTGCCGATTCAGCCGGATATCGTACTCGCCGATGCTATGACCTTATCCGTGGCTTGCCGTACCGAGTCAATCATTAAAGGGGATGCGCAAAGTTTAGCAATTGCCGCCGCATCCATTTTGGCAAAAACGACAAGGGATGCGTTGATGGAAGAGCTACATGAACAATATCCCGCTTACCAATTCGCAAAGAACGCCGGCTATGGGACGAGTGAACATTTGAATGCGCTGCGGTTGCACGGTCCGTGCAGCCACCACCGGACAACTTTCGAACCGATCAAGACGATGCTGGGAGAGAGGGGGCAGGAAATTGGATTATCCGATCATGACGCCATTGACCAGCCAATCAGCAACGGGCATCAGTCAAAACAGGCCGCTTACTCTAAATGA
- the dprA gene encoding DNA-processing protein DprA, producing MDLTEQERRLLALHYVYPVPLNRLENLFENDPTLEKLYAYRSGQLADLLNIPFSKADRLHEKLQQQKTIPFVQLYEREKIIPIPFTHPYYPDSLHNLIDPPAVLYTKGDWTFLGKSHKIAIIGSRKATTYSLEALSLIVPPLVEHGMVVVSGLAKGADAMAHEAALSYGGRTIAVLGHGLFHLYPKENEKLAKRMGEEQLLITEYPPYVRPAKWTFPMRNRIISGISEAIIVTESTEKSGTMSTVLHALDHGKDVFAVPGPITSAFSLGPNKLLHEGAQPLWNGFQVVGSLISDR from the coding sequence ATGGACTTGACTGAACAGGAAAGACGTCTGCTAGCGCTCCATTACGTCTATCCCGTCCCATTGAACAGATTGGAAAATCTTTTCGAGAACGATCCCACACTCGAAAAATTGTATGCGTACCGATCGGGTCAGTTGGCCGATTTGTTGAACATCCCATTCTCAAAAGCGGACCGCTTGCACGAAAAGCTGCAGCAACAAAAGACCATCCCCTTTGTACAGCTCTACGAACGGGAAAAGATCATCCCCATACCGTTCACACACCCATATTACCCTGATTCATTACACAACTTAATTGACCCGCCTGCCGTCCTGTATACGAAAGGCGATTGGACTTTTTTAGGAAAATCGCATAAGATAGCGATTATCGGCTCCCGGAAAGCGACAACCTACTCATTGGAAGCGCTTTCCCTTATCGTGCCCCCGCTTGTGGAGCACGGGATGGTTGTCGTTTCGGGCTTGGCTAAAGGAGCAGACGCCATGGCCCATGAAGCGGCATTGTCATACGGAGGCCGTACCATCGCCGTTTTGGGACATGGTTTATTCCATTTGTATCCTAAAGAAAATGAGAAATTGGCCAAGAGGATGGGCGAAGAACAATTATTGATCACCGAGTATCCGCCCTATGTCCGACCAGCCAAATGGACATTTCCGATGCGGAATCGGATTATCAGCGGAATTTCCGAAGCCATCATTGTCACAGAATCGACAGAAAAAAGCGGAACGATGAGTACTGTCCTGCATGCTCTCGACCATGGAAAAGATGTTTTCGCCGTGCCCGGGCCGATTACATCCGCATTTTCCTTGGGGCCGAATAAATTATTACACGAAGGTGCGCAACCGCTTTGGAACGGTTTTCAAGTCGTCGGATCGCTCATTTCTGATCGCTAA
- the sucC gene encoding ADP-forming succinate--CoA ligase subunit beta: protein MNIHEYQGKQLLREYGVAVSNGLVAFSPEEAVKAAKELGTDVIVVKAQIHAGGRGKAGGVKIAKSLDEVRAYAKELLGKTLVTHQTGPEGKEVKRLLIEEGSDIKKEYYLGLVLDRATDRVTLMGSEEGGMDIEEVAEATPEKIFKEVIDPVVGLTGFQARRMAFNMNIPSHLVNKAAKFMLGLYQVFAEKDASIVEINPLVVTGDDNVLALDAKFNFDANALYRHKDILELRDYDEEDPKEIEASKYDLSYISLDGNIGCMVNGAGLAMATMDTINYYGGSPANFLDVGGGATAEKVTEAFKIILSDEAVKGIFVNIFGGIMKCDVIAEGVIAAAKEVGLQVPLVVRLEGTNVDKGKQLLNESGLNIIAADSMADGAQKIVELVG, encoded by the coding sequence ATGAATATCCATGAATATCAAGGTAAACAGCTACTTAGAGAATATGGTGTAGCGGTTTCAAACGGCCTTGTTGCTTTTTCACCGGAAGAAGCGGTAAAAGCAGCGAAGGAACTCGGTACGGACGTCATCGTTGTTAAAGCACAGATCCACGCAGGTGGACGAGGAAAAGCGGGCGGAGTCAAGATTGCAAAATCTCTTGACGAAGTGCGTGCGTACGCAAAGGAATTGCTCGGTAAAACATTGGTCACTCACCAAACAGGCCCGGAAGGTAAAGAAGTCAAACGTCTTCTGATCGAAGAAGGTTCTGACATTAAGAAAGAGTACTACCTTGGACTTGTCCTTGACCGTGCAACTGACCGTGTAACACTTATGGGCTCAGAAGAAGGCGGAATGGACATCGAGGAAGTTGCAGAAGCGACTCCTGAAAAAATCTTCAAAGAAGTGATCGATCCGGTTGTTGGTCTGACAGGCTTCCAAGCACGTCGTATGGCTTTCAACATGAATATTCCAAGTCACCTCGTAAACAAAGCTGCGAAATTCATGCTTGGCCTGTACCAAGTATTCGCGGAAAAAGATGCTTCCATCGTTGAAATCAACCCACTTGTTGTAACAGGCGATGATAATGTACTTGCTCTTGACGCAAAGTTCAACTTTGATGCAAACGCATTGTACCGACACAAAGATATTTTGGAACTTCGTGACTATGACGAAGAAGATCCGAAGGAAATTGAAGCTTCGAAGTATGATCTTAGCTATATTTCCCTTGATGGAAATATCGGCTGCATGGTTAACGGCGCAGGTCTTGCGATGGCGACTATGGATACGATCAACTACTACGGCGGATCACCGGCCAACTTCCTTGATGTTGGGGGCGGCGCGACTGCTGAAAAAGTTACAGAAGCATTCAAAATTATCCTCTCTGACGAAGCGGTCAAAGGAATCTTCGTTAACATTTTCGGTGGTATCATGAAATGTGACGTCATCGCAGAAGGTGTTATCGCAGCTGCGAAAGAAGTCGGTCTTCAAGTACCTCTAGTCGTTCGTCTGGAAGGGACAAACGTCGACAAAGGTAAACAGCTATTGAACGAATCCGGATTGAATATCATCGCTGCCGATTCTATGGCGGACGGTGCTCAAAAAATTGTTGAACTCGTAGGCTAA
- the ylqF gene encoding ribosome biogenesis GTPase YlqF codes for MTIQWFPGHMAKARREVTEQLKLVDIVFELIDARLPLSSRNPMIDEVIHQKPRLLILNKMDLADEAETARWIRHFEEQGIRAVAINSFEGKGLQTVTKAAKEVIAPKLERMRKRGIRPGAIRAMIVGIPNVGKSTLINRLARKNIAKTGDKPGVTKAQQWIKFGKELELLDTPGILWPKFEDQEVGYKLALTGAIKDSIVNMEDLAVYGLRFLEARYPNRLAERYGLSTVGEDILAVFEQIGELRKVYAAGGEIDYDKVAELIVRDIRNEQLGKLTFDFIGTK; via the coding sequence GTGACAATCCAGTGGTTTCCAGGTCATATGGCGAAAGCTCGCCGGGAAGTGACCGAACAATTGAAGTTGGTGGACATCGTATTTGAATTGATCGATGCCCGGCTTCCGCTATCTTCCCGAAACCCGATGATCGATGAAGTGATTCACCAAAAACCGCGATTGCTTATCTTGAACAAGATGGACCTTGCGGATGAGGCGGAGACGGCCCGCTGGATCCGCCATTTTGAAGAGCAAGGCATCCGTGCGGTAGCCATCAATTCATTCGAAGGAAAAGGGCTACAAACCGTCACAAAGGCGGCAAAAGAGGTCATCGCACCGAAGTTGGAACGGATGCGGAAGCGTGGGATTCGCCCAGGCGCTATCCGCGCAATGATCGTCGGCATCCCGAATGTCGGCAAATCGACGCTGATCAATCGGTTGGCCAGGAAGAACATAGCCAAGACCGGCGATAAGCCGGGGGTGACCAAAGCCCAACAATGGATCAAATTCGGCAAGGAATTGGAATTGCTGGATACACCCGGCATCCTATGGCCGAAGTTCGAGGATCAGGAAGTCGGATACAAACTGGCGCTGACCGGGGCCATCAAGGACTCCATCGTCAATATGGAAGATTTGGCAGTGTATGGGCTCCGTTTCCTTGAGGCGCGCTACCCGAATCGATTGGCCGAGCGATACGGCTTGTCAACCGTCGGAGAGGACATCCTAGCCGTCTTTGAACAAATCGGGGAACTCCGGAAAGTGTACGCAGCCGGCGGTGAAATCGATTATGACAAAGTCGCCGAGTTGATCGTCCGCGATATTCGAAATGAACAGCTCGGTAAGTTGACCTTCGACTTTATCGGAACTAAATAA
- the sucD gene encoding succinate--CoA ligase subunit alpha, with protein sequence MSIYINKDTKVIVQGITGSTALFHTEQMLEYGTKIVGGVTPGKGGTEAAGVPVFNTVEEAVKATGANVSVIYVPAPFAADAIMEAVDAELDMTICITEHIPVLDMVKVKRYMEGKKTRLVGPNCPGVITADECKIGIMPGYIHTKGHVGVVSRSGTLTYEAVHQLSQAGIGQTTAVGIGGDPVNGTNFIDVLKEFNEDPETYAVVMIGEIGGTAEEEAAEWIAANMKKPVVGFIGGQTAPEGKRMGHAGAIISGGKGTAAEKIKALNAAGVETADTPSVIGETLIKVIKEKGLYEKCKTH encoded by the coding sequence ATGAGTATTTATATTAACAAAGATACAAAAGTTATCGTACAAGGAATCACAGGCTCTACAGCACTTTTCCATACGGAACAAATGCTGGAGTACGGAACAAAAATCGTCGGCGGTGTAACACCTGGTAAAGGTGGCACAGAAGCTGCAGGCGTACCTGTATTCAACACAGTTGAAGAAGCGGTAAAAGCGACAGGCGCAAACGTTTCGGTCATTTATGTACCAGCTCCATTCGCAGCAGACGCAATCATGGAAGCTGTTGACGCAGAGCTTGATATGACAATCTGTATTACAGAGCATATCCCTGTTCTTGACATGGTCAAAGTGAAGCGTTACATGGAAGGTAAGAAAACACGTCTAGTCGGACCGAACTGCCCAGGTGTCATCACAGCGGACGAATGTAAAATCGGTATCATGCCTGGATACATTCATACAAAAGGGCATGTAGGCGTTGTATCTCGTTCTGGAACTTTGACGTATGAAGCAGTTCACCAACTGTCACAAGCCGGCATCGGTCAAACGACAGCTGTTGGTATCGGCGGAGACCCGGTAAACGGAACAAACTTCATCGACGTCTTGAAAGAATTCAATGAAGATCCTGAGACATATGCAGTCGTCATGATCGGTGAAATCGGCGGTACTGCAGAAGAAGAAGCTGCTGAATGGATCGCTGCAAACATGAAAAAACCAGTTGTCGGCTTCATCGGCGGACAAACGGCTCCAGAAGGTAAACGTATGGGTCACGCAGGTGCAATTATTTCCGGTGGAAAAGGAACAGCTGCTGAGAAAATCAAAGCACTTAATGCTGCTGGCGTTGAAACTGCGGACACGCCATCTGTCATCGGCGAGACGTTGATCAAAGTAATTAAAGAAAAAGGCCTGTACGAAAAGTGTAAAACACATTAA